One Leptospira bouyouniensis DNA window includes the following coding sequences:
- a CDS encoding SDR family NAD(P)-dependent oxidoreductase — protein sequence MEHSLVIGATSDIGIWVANSLAKRGHSLTLTGRNKQKLNELKNNITSKYNTSVSIYILDITEMETFDSFVSKFNDIPNHTFILVGYYEDQTQTRIDVKELEKTIQINFTGVAALVNRISLELEKKKSGTITVVSSVAGERGRKLNYAYGSAKAGLTTFLSGLRALLYPSGVHIGTILLGPVYTKMSFGHNLIPWLTLHPEEAGEKIVKAGLNKKDQVYIRWHWSLIMFVIRMIPEWIFKRLPAF from the coding sequence TGGCAAAAAGAGGCCATTCCCTGACTCTCACAGGAAGAAACAAACAAAAGTTAAATGAATTAAAAAACAATATCACTTCAAAATATAATACTTCTGTTTCCATATATATATTGGATATCACAGAGATGGAAACTTTTGATTCATTTGTGTCTAAATTCAATGATATACCAAACCATACTTTTATTCTTGTTGGTTATTACGAAGACCAAACACAAACTAGAATTGATGTGAAAGAATTAGAAAAAACCATTCAAATCAATTTTACAGGTGTGGCAGCATTGGTGAATCGAATTTCACTGGAATTAGAAAAGAAAAAATCTGGCACGATTACTGTTGTCAGTTCTGTTGCAGGTGAGAGGGGCCGAAAACTAAATTATGCATATGGAAGTGCTAAAGCTGGTTTAACGACCTTCCTTTCCGGATTACGCGCGTTATTGTATCCAAGTGGTGTTCATATTGGTACAATACTTCTTGGACCCGTATATACTAAGATGTCTTTTGGTCATAATTTGATACCATGGTTGACATTACATCCCGAAGAAGCAGGTGAAAAAATCGTAAAAGCTGGTTTAAATAAAAAAGACCAAGTTTATATTCGTTGGCATTGGTCTCTTATTATGTTTGTTATTCGAATGATTCCGGAATGGATCTTCAAACGACTTCCAGCTTTTTAA